A stretch of Schistocerca cancellata isolate TAMUIC-IGC-003103 chromosome 3, iqSchCanc2.1, whole genome shotgun sequence DNA encodes these proteins:
- the LOC126176859 gene encoding coiled-coil domain-containing protein 115 has protein sequence MEHTGFTEKTVKMDIEETCKKLDLLCIEELEIMEEYIRCKVELEKLMKAGFLNIAKARYIMGKTSVSSLQLPSEDASDVTALCKVVLDQKSSAEDREFQLMLDFKEQGKQVDGVTPAPRKRNITDENKLMEEKPDSKFKTQDSDPLRWFGVLVPQNLRQAQTNFQSALPLVIECANLQLKLLDSYDKHKKALRRKKDISTT, from the coding sequence GTCAAAATGGACATTGAAGAAACTTGTAAGAAACTGGATTTGCTTTGCATAGAGGAACTGGAAATAATGGAAGAATATATTCGTTGCAAGGTTGAATTGGAAAAGCTAATGAAAGCTGGTTTCCTGAATATCGCCAAAGCTCGTTATATAATGGGAAAAACTTCTGTTTCATCATTGCAACTGCCTTCAGAAGATGCTTCAGATGTCACTGCACTATGTAAGGTCGTTTTAGACCAGAAAAGTTCAGCTGAAGATAGAGAGTTTCAGCTCATGTTAGATTTCAAAGAACAAGGCAAACAAGTGGATGGTGTGACTCCTGCTCCCCGGAAGAGAAACATCACTGATGAGAACAAACTAATGGAGGAGAAACCTGATTCCAAATTTAAGACTCAAGATTCTGATCCTCTTAGGTGGTTTGGTGTTTTAGTGCCACAGAATTTACGGCAAGCACAAACTAACTTTCAGTCTGCCCTACCATTGGTTATTGAATGTGCTAACCTTCAGCTGAAGTTGTTAGATTCCTATGACAAACACAAAAAAGCTCTAAGGAGGAAAAAGGATATTTCTACAACATGA